The Candidatus Pantoea soli genome window below encodes:
- a CDS encoding NAD(P)H-dependent oxidoreductase, translating to MSKILIIDGGKTFAHSKGELNHTLTEVAVSQLRDLGHDVQVTVADSDYNVADEVQKYLDSDVIIYQMPGWWMGEPWTVKKYIDEVFTEGHGALYASDGRTRSDASKKYGSGGLIQGKKYMLSLTWNAPLEAFTDPQQFFEGVGVDGLYLHFHKANQFLGMESLPTFICNDVIKLPDVPRDIARYRTHLNAIFA from the coding sequence ATGAGTAAGATTTTGATTATCGACGGCGGTAAGACCTTCGCGCACTCTAAAGGTGAACTTAACCACACGCTGACCGAAGTGGCCGTCAGCCAGCTGCGCGACCTTGGCCATGATGTGCAGGTCACCGTTGCGGATAGCGACTATAACGTCGCAGACGAAGTGCAGAAATATCTCGACAGCGACGTGATCATTTATCAGATGCCGGGCTGGTGGATGGGCGAGCCATGGACCGTAAAAAAATACATTGATGAAGTGTTCACAGAAGGCCACGGCGCCCTGTATGCCAGCGATGGCCGCACCCGCAGTGACGCCAGCAAAAAGTACGGTTCAGGCGGATTAATTCAGGGTAAAAAGTACATGCTTTCTCTGACCTGGAACGCGCCGCTGGAAGCCTTTACCGATCCGCAGCAGTTCTTTGAAGGCGTGGGCGTGGATGGCCTTTATCTGCACTTCCACAAGGCTAACCAGTTCCTTGGCATGGAAAGTCTGCCGACCTTTATCTGCAACGACGTGATCAAACTGCCGGACGTGCCGCGCGATATTGCGCGTTATCGGACGCATCTGAACGCGATCTTTGCTTAA
- a CDS encoding LysR substrate-binding domain-containing protein, protein MKITLEELRAWVAVVDTGSITAAAEQLEQTSSGISRALSRLESKLQTTLLHRTTRRLALTEEGLVFLDHARQILASVEQAEEHIAQRRDTPAGRLRVNANTPFMLHVIVPLVAEFRQRYPHIQLSLNTDDIVIDLLEQQTDIAIRIGELRDSTLRARVLGSSAIRLLASPAYLQQAGMPQCTEDLAGHQLLGFSQLDAHNVWPVRQPDGEFLRIQPGLCASSGETLRQLALAGQGIVRLSDFVSREDRASGRLVQVLAAETRDMQLPVHAVYYRNQSLSARITCFLDFLREKIQENQLL, encoded by the coding sequence GTGAAAATTACCCTGGAAGAATTACGTGCCTGGGTTGCGGTCGTGGATACCGGCTCCATCACCGCAGCGGCAGAACAGCTGGAACAGACCAGTTCGGGCATCAGTCGTGCCCTGAGCCGGCTGGAAAGCAAACTGCAAACCACCCTGCTGCACCGGACGACGCGCCGCCTGGCGCTGACCGAAGAGGGGCTGGTTTTTCTGGATCATGCCCGGCAAATTCTCGCTTCCGTTGAGCAGGCCGAAGAGCATATTGCGCAGCGCCGTGATACCCCTGCTGGCCGGTTACGCGTTAATGCCAACACGCCCTTTATGCTGCACGTTATTGTGCCGCTGGTGGCGGAGTTTCGGCAGCGCTACCCCCATATTCAGCTGTCGCTTAATACCGATGACATCGTTATCGATTTACTGGAGCAGCAGACCGATATTGCCATTCGGATTGGCGAGTTGCGCGATTCCACGCTGCGCGCGCGCGTGCTGGGCAGCAGCGCCATCCGCCTGCTGGCCAGTCCGGCTTATCTGCAACAGGCCGGAATGCCGCAGTGCACCGAAGATCTGGCCGGTCATCAGCTGCTGGGATTCAGCCAGCTGGACGCGCACAATGTCTGGCCGGTGCGGCAGCCCGACGGCGAATTTTTACGCATCCAACCCGGATTATGTGCTTCCAGCGGAGAAACGCTGCGTCAGCTGGCATTAGCCGGGCAGGGCATCGTGCGCCTTTCTGATTTTGTCAGCCGTGAAGATCGCGCCAGCGGGCGTCTGGTGCAGGTGCTGGCAGCGGAAACGCGTGACATGCAGCTGCCTGTTCACGCCGTCTATTATCGTAACCAGTCTCTCAGCGCACGTATTACCTGTTTTCTGGATTTTTTACGCGAAAAAATTCAGGAAAATCAGCTGTTATAA
- a CDS encoding Ig-like domain-containing protein: MNVSPVSVAVIDKKTITKAEVLRAGKEGKAVKVQAIANGKYLLSQGNDGMAPENITVRRSGKNLLVMLEGREGSEPDLIIEDFFDKSGTLIGKAEDGNMHAYVSTDGDAEHEAAALEDGETAALALSEGVADSDSGYVLASGFEWSPALIALGGLAAIAAAAGLGYLAAKEQYQDDHHSNSSGSEGGAGGGSGGEGGDAGGDAGGGEGSGGAGGGDVKKPTISGMTDNVGDVTGPVTNGGRTDDTTPTFAGTGTPGNTIEVWDGESKIGEAKVNADGSWSFTPQKALTSGKHSIVTKERNDSGIVSEPSEKWEFTVDLTAPARGTIGSMVDDSVSPALPIEKNGITKDNTPTLAGKAEANSTVQVWDNGNLLGTAKTDKDGNWRFTPTKLEDGKHDISVIVVDEVGNKSLPSEAFIVEVDTVAPENSGIGKITDSNGDPIDDGSTTQEPRPTLEGTGEDGETVLIIDNGQIIGSVVVEGGTWTYTPERDLSSGRHELETVVRDQAGNESAPSDKIVIDLDTGVNPVDPGEELPDPAVPVAGTIGTIFKDNNPGGIPVPVDNNASNDESILITGTGVPGDVIFLYMVGVSHSYVFSTTVGEDGKWEYSTPDLPDDVYDMRGVFQRDGEIIGKTDVSVIEIDTIPPEIPDVGISSIIEELSVIDLLAIEENTLFAEEKGAEENSEIDQARLSDMVFEEVTPALSANGVAVHENISEADLSLHYTTQDI; the protein is encoded by the coding sequence ATGAACGTTTCGCCCGTAAGTGTTGCAGTTATCGATAAAAAAACGATAACCAAAGCTGAAGTGCTGCGCGCCGGTAAAGAGGGTAAGGCGGTGAAAGTACAGGCCATTGCAAATGGCAAATATTTACTGAGTCAGGGTAATGATGGCATGGCACCGGAAAACATTACCGTCCGGCGTTCAGGCAAAAACCTGCTGGTGATGCTGGAGGGCCGTGAAGGCAGCGAGCCGGACCTTATTATTGAGGACTTTTTTGATAAATCCGGCACCCTGATTGGCAAAGCAGAAGACGGAAATATGCACGCTTACGTGTCTACTGACGGCGATGCTGAACATGAAGCGGCGGCGCTGGAAGACGGTGAAACCGCAGCGCTGGCGCTGAGCGAAGGCGTTGCAGACAGCGACAGCGGCTATGTACTGGCCAGCGGTTTTGAGTGGTCACCTGCCCTGATCGCGCTGGGCGGCCTGGCGGCGATTGCCGCAGCGGCAGGTCTGGGGTATCTGGCAGCAAAAGAACAGTATCAGGACGATCATCACAGCAATAGCAGCGGTAGCGAAGGTGGCGCGGGCGGTGGTTCGGGTGGCGAAGGCGGCGATGCTGGCGGCGATGCTGGCGGCGGAGAAGGCAGCGGTGGCGCTGGCGGTGGCGATGTAAAAAAACCCACCATCAGCGGTATGACGGATAACGTCGGGGATGTTACCGGCCCGGTGACCAACGGTGGCAGAACCGATGACACCACGCCGACTTTCGCCGGAACCGGCACGCCAGGCAACACCATTGAGGTGTGGGATGGCGAATCTAAAATCGGCGAGGCAAAAGTCAACGCTGACGGCAGCTGGAGCTTTACCCCGCAGAAAGCCCTGACTTCCGGCAAACACAGCATTGTGACTAAAGAACGCAATGACAGCGGTATAGTCAGCGAACCCAGCGAAAAATGGGAATTTACTGTCGATCTGACCGCACCAGCCCGCGGTACCATTGGCAGCATGGTAGACGATTCCGTCAGCCCGGCTCTGCCGATTGAGAAGAATGGTATCACCAAAGACAACACGCCAACGCTGGCGGGCAAAGCGGAAGCCAACTCCACTGTTCAGGTATGGGATAATGGCAACCTGCTGGGGACGGCGAAAACCGACAAAGACGGCAACTGGCGTTTTACACCGACAAAGCTGGAGGACGGTAAACACGATATCAGCGTCATTGTCGTGGATGAAGTCGGTAATAAATCCCTGCCTTCAGAGGCTTTCATTGTAGAGGTTGATACGGTCGCGCCTGAAAACAGCGGGATTGGTAAAATCACCGACAGCAACGGCGACCCGATTGATGACGGTTCAACCACGCAGGAGCCGCGCCCGACACTGGAAGGCACCGGTGAAGACGGCGAAACAGTGCTGATCATCGACAACGGTCAAATCATCGGTTCGGTAGTGGTTGAAGGCGGTACCTGGACCTATACGCCAGAGAGAGATCTGAGCAGCGGGCGCCATGAGCTGGAAACCGTAGTGCGCGATCAGGCCGGCAATGAATCTGCGCCCTCCGATAAAATTGTGATTGATCTGGATACCGGTGTTAATCCGGTAGACCCGGGCGAAGAGTTGCCGGATCCTGCCGTACCGGTTGCAGGCACTATCGGCACTATTTTCAAAGACAACAACCCTGGCGGCATTCCCGTACCGGTAGATAATAACGCCTCAAATGATGAAAGCATCCTTATCACCGGTACCGGTGTGCCAGGCGATGTCATCTTCCTGTATATGGTAGGTGTAAGTCATTCCTATGTATTCAGCACCACGGTAGGGGAGGATGGAAAGTGGGAGTACAGTACGCCGGATCTGCCGGATGACGTTTATGATATGCGCGGCGTATTTCAACGCGATGGTGAAATAATCGGTAAAACTGACGTATCCGTTATCGAAATTGATACCATTCCGCCGGAAATCCCGGATGTCGGTATCAGCAGCATCATTGAAGAGCTGTCTGTTATCGATCTTTTAGCGATTGAGGAAAACACGCTTTTTGCTGAAGAAAAAGGCGCAGAGGAAAATAGCGAAATCGACCAGGCGCGCCTGAGCGATATGGTCTTTGAGGAAGTGACGCCTGCGCTTTCAGCGAACGGTGTGGCGGTTCACGAAAATATCAGTGAAGCAGATTTATCGCTGCACTACACCACGCAGGATATTTAA
- a CDS encoding Ig-like domain-containing protein, which yields MANEIGDVIVLNSGNSSAAIKGTDAKNPNSLVRIYLDGVAYSVVTDATGAWSFTPAGGWDEGRHVVSIEIVDRAGNVGTPKFEIVNIDLTDPAKPEIFRVIAGNDYLTPGEATGEKMPEISGVADPNGIVYLYGGANGDTLIGSTKANAMGAWTITPNLTDGKHTLNVKVKDAANRESESSDSFVVDIANGVVTHAVKHVTETAEIAETATQAAEIQAGEIGTSSLLQPRPVYKDSIAINAQTTAGNLVQVLFNNAVYTIIADAEGKWSYKAEDLSEGTYIAQFRYQDRAGNWGPVQQLLFEVMPQEPEAPQIMRVVDDEGGLDYLTPYNYTNDKTPTLSGVAMPGSTVHIFDNNIEVGTVVAGPDGRWTMTVSLNENLITHNLTANYVDVHGKTSKTSEIFNLSLDLTTPTKPEISEVLDDEGRVTGPLNSGDTTDDTTPTFKGIADAGTLVRIWNGTELLGSAVADSRGKWEIELQLTDGETYNLVVDSVAKGGNVSEQTDPFTLKIDASVLPPAEIGGVYNNNDSQLVEITNGAQTNDKTPLLKGTGNDGDIVRLFVDDKLVGTVIVVDGKWEIETDELSEDTHELKVEIETPDGKVSPPSDPYIVVVDVTAPDKPEKPEKIIDDEGDVQGEIAEGKPTDDKTPTIGGSGAEPGDTVELVIIDENGNAGPAIGTAIVDENGNWTVTPGQELDNGEYDLGVVITDPAGNKSEPSDPIKVIIDDTKPADLTNFDLYDDVGPEQGIITAGGITDDKNPTLKGTAAPGTSVEIILNGNVIGTATTGSDGKWNYEFTNLSDASYTFALRPISEAGVKGDMTAPISFIVDTTPPTAGTFDGVFENNKGSEQLVPVVGGERLTNDGDLILKGTGVAGDIVIIYSDAAKTQEIGRTTVDAQGNWRFETSELVQDGEDKTIHLSVAIRDAAGNQLDIPTSYDIHIDREAPEIPDVGISSFGEVEDLQDLAFSDVMALNSEGLFIDNGKTQLVITGNEGDEVKLEDILPEGEDIANWSQANGTVTVAGVEYNVYQNTAGDAEVLVQNNLQVEQH from the coding sequence ATGGCGAATGAAATCGGTGACGTAATAGTTCTGAATTCTGGAAATAGCAGTGCTGCTATCAAGGGTACAGATGCAAAAAACCCGAATAGTCTGGTCCGCATTTATTTAGATGGCGTAGCGTACTCTGTGGTGACAGATGCAACAGGCGCCTGGTCTTTCACACCGGCGGGTGGCTGGGATGAGGGCCGTCATGTTGTCTCAATTGAAATTGTTGACCGTGCTGGTAACGTAGGCACACCGAAGTTCGAAATCGTTAATATCGATCTCACTGACCCGGCTAAACCGGAAATTTTCCGCGTTATTGCTGGTAATGATTACCTGACGCCGGGAGAGGCTACAGGTGAAAAAATGCCGGAAATTTCTGGCGTAGCGGATCCGAACGGTATCGTATACCTGTACGGTGGCGCGAATGGTGACACGCTGATTGGCTCGACCAAAGCCAACGCAATGGGCGCATGGACCATCACCCCCAACCTTACAGACGGCAAGCATACGCTGAATGTTAAAGTAAAAGACGCCGCTAACCGCGAAAGTGAAAGCTCAGACAGCTTCGTGGTGGATATCGCCAACGGGGTAGTAACGCACGCAGTAAAACACGTGACAGAAACCGCAGAAATCGCAGAAACCGCCACGCAGGCAGCAGAAATACAGGCTGGCGAGATCGGTACCAGCTCACTCCTCCAGCCAAGGCCTGTCTATAAAGACAGCATCGCCATTAACGCGCAGACAACCGCAGGCAACCTGGTTCAGGTGCTGTTTAACAATGCGGTCTACACCATCATCGCTGACGCAGAAGGGAAGTGGTCTTATAAAGCCGAAGATCTGAGCGAAGGCACCTATATTGCGCAGTTCCGTTATCAGGATCGTGCAGGTAACTGGGGCCCTGTTCAACAGCTGCTGTTTGAAGTGATGCCGCAGGAACCGGAAGCGCCACAAATCATGCGTGTAGTGGACGATGAAGGCGGGCTGGATTATCTCACGCCTTACAACTACACCAATGATAAAACGCCAACCCTGTCAGGCGTCGCGATGCCGGGCAGCACCGTGCACATTTTCGATAATAATATCGAGGTTGGCACCGTTGTGGCCGGTCCGGATGGGCGCTGGACCATGACGGTTTCGTTGAATGAAAACCTCATTACTCACAACCTGACGGCAAATTACGTTGATGTACACGGGAAAACCAGTAAGACGTCAGAAATCTTCAACCTGTCGCTGGATCTGACTACCCCAACGAAACCGGAAATCAGCGAAGTGCTGGATGACGAAGGCCGCGTTACCGGTCCGCTGAACTCTGGCGATACCACCGATGACACCACGCCTACTTTCAAAGGCATCGCGGATGCCGGTACCCTGGTGCGCATCTGGAATGGCACTGAGCTGCTGGGTAGCGCAGTCGCGGATTCGCGCGGTAAGTGGGAGATCGAACTCCAGCTGACGGATGGCGAAACCTACAACCTGGTGGTCGATTCCGTGGCAAAAGGCGGCAATGTTTCAGAACAGACCGATCCCTTTACGTTGAAAATTGACGCCAGCGTCCTGCCGCCAGCGGAAATTGGTGGAGTTTATAACAACAATGATTCCCAGCTGGTCGAGATCACCAATGGCGCTCAGACCAATGATAAAACGCCGCTGCTGAAAGGCACCGGGAATGATGGCGATATCGTACGTCTTTTTGTGGACGACAAGCTTGTTGGAACTGTCATTGTCGTAGATGGCAAATGGGAAATTGAAACGGATGAGCTGTCAGAAGATACTCACGAGCTGAAAGTGGAGATTGAGACGCCGGACGGCAAAGTTTCTCCGCCTTCTGATCCGTATATCGTCGTGGTAGATGTTACAGCGCCGGATAAACCGGAAAAGCCAGAAAAAATCATTGATGACGAAGGCGATGTGCAGGGTGAAATTGCCGAAGGCAAACCCACCGATGACAAAACCCCGACCATCGGTGGTTCCGGTGCCGAGCCGGGTGATACCGTTGAGCTGGTCATCATTGATGAAAACGGCAATGCGGGCCCGGCTATTGGTACCGCAATCGTTGACGAGAATGGCAACTGGACTGTCACGCCAGGCCAGGAGCTGGATAACGGCGAATATGACCTGGGCGTCGTGATTACCGATCCGGCGGGCAACAAGTCTGAACCGTCTGATCCGATCAAAGTCATCATTGATGATACCAAACCGGCCGATCTGACAAACTTTGATCTGTATGACGACGTGGGACCTGAACAGGGGATTATCACTGCGGGCGGCATCACAGACGATAAAAACCCAACGCTGAAGGGCACCGCCGCTCCGGGAACGTCGGTGGAGATTATCCTCAACGGTAACGTGATAGGTACAGCCACCACAGGCAGCGATGGCAAATGGAACTATGAGTTTACTAACCTGAGCGATGCCAGCTACACATTCGCGTTACGCCCGATCAGCGAAGCGGGTGTGAAAGGCGATATGACGGCACCGATTTCGTTTATTGTCGATACCACACCGCCGACCGCCGGTACCTTTGATGGTGTTTTTGAGAACAATAAAGGGAGCGAACAGCTTGTACCAGTAGTCGGAGGTGAGCGACTGACCAACGACGGTGACCTGATCCTGAAAGGAACCGGCGTTGCAGGCGATATCGTCATCATCTACAGCGACGCTGCGAAAACGCAGGAAATTGGCCGCACCACTGTCGACGCCCAGGGTAACTGGCGCTTTGAAACGTCTGAGCTGGTGCAGGACGGTGAGGATAAAACCATCCACCTGAGCGTTGCGATTCGTGATGCTGCCGGTAACCAGCTGGATATTCCAACCAGCTACGATATTCATATCGACCGTGAAGCACCAGAGATCCCGGACGTTGGTATCAGCTCTTTCGGCGAAGTGGAAGATCTGCAGGATCTGGCGTTCAGCGATGTGATGGCGCTGAACAGCGAAGGCCTGTTTATCGACAACGGCAAAACTCAGCTGGTAATCACCGGCAACGAAGGTGACGAAGTGAAACTGGAAGATATTCTGCCGGAAGGTGAGGATATCGCTAACTGGAGCCAGGCAAACGGCACGGTGACCGTGGCGGGCGTAGAGTATAACGTCTACCAGAACACCGCAGGTGACGCAGAAGTGCTGGTACAGAACAACCTGCAGGTTGAGCAGCACTGA
- a CDS encoding putative quinol monooxygenase, whose translation MLTVVAEICVKPGRRQAVLEAINKLIPVVLEEDGCHQYDALVDHQAQVPWKQNSPDSIFMLEQWSSLRHLEQHQQMPHMDAHRAVIKDDVVDVKILVLEPAK comes from the coding sequence ATGTTAACTGTGGTTGCAGAAATTTGCGTCAAACCGGGCCGTCGTCAGGCCGTGCTGGAAGCGATCAACAAGCTGATTCCTGTCGTGCTCGAAGAGGATGGCTGCCATCAGTACGATGCGCTGGTTGACCATCAGGCGCAGGTGCCGTGGAAGCAGAACTCTCCGGATTCGATCTTTATGCTGGAGCAGTGGTCCTCGCTGCGTCATCTGGAGCAGCATCAGCAGATGCCGCATATGGATGCACACCGTGCGGTGATCAAAGATGACGTAGTTGACGTCAAAATTCTGGTGCTGGAACCCGCGAAGTAA
- a CDS encoding transporter substrate-binding domain-containing protein, which produces MKTLILSVLLLTAGAAQAQSRLDDVRTSKALKVCTTGDYKPYSFLRSDGHYEGLDISMAQSLADSLDAKVEWVPTTWKTLSEDFVAKRCDIALGGVSVTLKRQQIAWFAQPLGVDGKIPLVRCADKDRYQTLAHINRPSVRVIEPAGGTNEAFVHAHLPQATLQLAENTGIFQQLVDKKADVMITDASEALFQQQHYPTLCAINPDKPLQYGEKAYMIPRDDMSWKLYVDQWLHLSTATGEYAQIAAQWLGAKK; this is translated from the coding sequence ATGAAAACCCTGATTCTGAGTGTATTACTTCTGACAGCGGGCGCAGCGCAGGCGCAGTCCCGCCTTGATGACGTGCGGACCAGCAAGGCGCTGAAAGTCTGCACCACCGGCGACTACAAGCCTTACAGTTTTCTGCGCAGTGACGGGCACTACGAAGGGCTGGACATCAGCATGGCGCAGTCGCTGGCCGACAGCCTGGACGCGAAAGTCGAGTGGGTGCCAACAACATGGAAAACCCTGAGTGAAGATTTCGTGGCAAAACGCTGTGATATCGCGCTGGGAGGCGTCTCGGTCACGTTGAAACGTCAGCAGATTGCCTGGTTTGCGCAGCCGCTGGGCGTCGATGGTAAAATCCCGCTGGTGCGCTGTGCGGATAAAGATCGGTATCAGACGCTGGCGCACATTAACCGGCCATCGGTACGCGTGATTGAACCGGCAGGCGGCACCAATGAGGCCTTTGTCCACGCGCATCTGCCGCAGGCCACGCTGCAGCTGGCAGAAAATACCGGTATCTTTCAGCAACTGGTGGATAAGAAAGCGGATGTGATGATAACCGATGCTTCGGAAGCGCTGTTTCAGCAGCAGCACTACCCGACGCTGTGTGCCATCAATCCGGACAAACCGCTGCAGTACGGCGAGAAAGCGTACATGATCCCGCGTGATGACATGAGCTGGAAGCTATACGTAGATCAGTGGCTGCATCTGAGCACCGCCACCGGCGAATACGCGCAGATTGCCGCGCAGTGGCTGGGCGCGAAAAAATAG
- a CDS encoding OmpA family protein, with protein sequence MKKISAFIFAAVTGVSAGATLHAQAANNFGQTWHSMSASAADQVRIVYYRPVEAMGSQPAHIYVDGEFQTALLAGGYTVFCLAPGVHSLGSFVNDAPAYAGKQKQPWRDSLAAGKTYYIRASLDNSGRPLVIPAEQAQQELAGTRQQTHLKSRASAVIACKAGTMQSYDNYAFSSDLLFRFGSASSADISREGREAIAQLASSLKTPSAAQRRIVVTGFTDPIGTEESNMRLGQLRADAIKQLLINYGISAELITAQSMGASQVNKQCDGPRKKQISCYASERRVIISVEK encoded by the coding sequence ATGAAAAAAATCTCTGCTTTTATTTTCGCGGCGGTAACTGGTGTATCCGCCGGTGCCACGCTGCACGCCCAGGCGGCAAATAATTTTGGCCAGACCTGGCATTCGATGTCCGCTTCCGCAGCCGATCAGGTGCGCATTGTGTATTATCGTCCGGTTGAAGCCATGGGCAGCCAGCCGGCCCATATTTATGTTGATGGCGAATTCCAGACGGCGTTGCTTGCTGGCGGCTATACCGTCTTTTGCCTGGCGCCAGGCGTGCATTCTCTGGGCAGTTTCGTCAACGATGCTCCAGCGTATGCGGGGAAACAAAAACAGCCGTGGCGGGACAGTCTGGCCGCTGGCAAAACCTACTATATTCGCGCCAGCCTGGATAACTCCGGCCGTCCGCTGGTGATTCCGGCAGAACAGGCACAGCAGGAGCTGGCGGGGACACGCCAGCAGACCCATCTGAAATCGCGCGCTTCTGCAGTAATAGCCTGTAAAGCAGGAACCATGCAATCTTATGACAACTATGCGTTTTCATCGGATCTGCTGTTCCGCTTCGGCAGCGCCAGCAGTGCAGACATTTCCCGTGAAGGGCGTGAGGCTATTGCACAACTGGCCAGCAGCCTGAAGACACCTTCAGCGGCACAGCGCCGTATCGTTGTCACCGGCTTTACCGATCCGATTGGCACGGAAGAAAGCAATATGCGCCTCGGGCAATTACGTGCTGATGCGATTAAACAATTATTAATTAATTATGGTATTTCAGCAGAGCTGATTACTGCCCAAAGTATGGGGGCAAGCCAGGTCAATAAACAGTGCGACGGGCCCCGGAAGAAACAAATCAGCTGCTATGCCAGCGAGCGTCGCGTCATTATCAGTGTTGAGAAATAA